A stretch of Equus przewalskii isolate Varuska chromosome 11, EquPr2, whole genome shotgun sequence DNA encodes these proteins:
- the ARHGAP1 gene encoding rho GTPase-activating protein 1 isoform X2 gives MSMDPLSELQEDLTLDDTSQALNQLKLASIDEKNWPSDDMPDFPKSDDSKSSSPEPVTHLKWDDPYYDIARHQIVEVAGDDKYGRKIIVFSACRMPPSHQLDHSKLLGYLKHTLDQYVESDYTLLYLHHGLTSDNKPSLSWLRDAYREFDRKYKKNIKALYIVHPTMFIKTLLILFKPIISFKFGQKIFYVNYLSELSEHVKLEQLGIPRQVLKYDDFLKSTQKSPATAPKPMPPRPPLPNQQFGVSLQHLRDKNLEHEPIPLVLRETIAYLRLHALTTEGIFRRSANTQIVREVQQKYNMGLPVDFDQYNELHLPAVILKTFLRELPEPLLTFDLYHHVVGFLNIDESQRVEATLQALGTLPEENFLVLRFLTAFLVEISAHSDHNKMTNTNLAVVFGPNLLWAKDAAITLKAINPINTFTKFLLDHQWELFPSSDSKGL, from the exons ATGTCCATGGACCCACTCTCCGAGCTGCAGGAGGACCTGACCTTGGATGACACCAGCCAGGCTCTGAACCAGCTGAagctagcatccattgatgaGAAGAACTGGCCCTCAGATGACATGCCCGACTTTCCCAAGTCAG ATGACTCCAAAAGCAGCTCCCCGGAACCTGTCACACACCTGAAGTGGGATGACCCTTACTATGACATCGCCCGGCACCAGATTGTGGAGGTGGCAG GAGATGACAAGTATGGGCGGAAGATCATTGTCTTTAGTGCCTGCCGAATGCCCCCGAGCCACCAGCTGGACCACAGCAAGCTCCTGGG GTACCTGAAGCACACGCTGGACCAGTACGTGGAGAGCGACTACACGCTGTTGTACCTGCACCATGGCCTCACCAGCGACAACAAGCCCTCGCTCAGCTGGCTCCGGGACGCCTACCGCGAGTTCGACCGCAA GTACAAGAAGAACATCAAGGCCCTGTACATCGTGCACCCCACCATGTTCATCAAGACCCTGCTCATCCTCTTTAAGCCCATCATTAG CTTCAAGTTTGGGCAGAAGATCTTCTATGTGAATTACCTGAGTGAGCTGAGCGAGCACGTGAAGCTGGAGCAGCTGGGCATCCCTCGCCAAGTGCTCAA GTACGATGACTTCCTCAAGTCCACACAGAAGAGCCCTGCCACAGCCCCCAAGCCCATGCCACCACGGCCGCCTCTGCCCAACCAGCAATTTGGGGTCTCGTTGCAGCA CCTCCGCGACAAGAACCTAGAACATGAGCCCATTCCACTCGTGCTGCGGGAGACCATTGCCTACCTGCGGCTTCACG CTCTCACCACTGAGGGCATTTTCCGGAGGTCGGCCAACACCCAGATTGTACGAGAGGTGCAGCAGAAGTACAACATGG GGCTGCCTGTGGACTTCGACCAGTACAACGAGTTGCACCTGCCAGCGGTCATCCTCAAAACCTTCCTCCGGGAGCTTCCTGAGCCCTTGCTCACCTTTGACCTCTACCACCACGTTGTGGGCTTCCTCA ACATTGATGAGAGCCAGAGAGTGGAGGCGACGCTGCAGGCCCTCGGGACGCTGCCTGAGGAGAACTTCCTGGTGCTCCGGTTCCTCACTGCCTTCCTGGTGGAG ATTTCTGCCCACTCTGACCACAACAAGATGACCAACACTAACCTGGCTGTCGTCTTCGGCCCTAACCTGCTGtgggccaaggatgctgctatcACCCTCAAGGCCATTAATCCCATCAACACCTTCACCAAGTTCCTCCTGGACCATCAGTGGGAGTTGTTCCCTAGCTCTGACTCCAAGGGGCTCtga
- the ARHGAP1 gene encoding rho GTPase-activating protein 1 isoform X1 gives MSMDPLSELQEDLTLDDTSQALNQLKLASIDEKNWPSDDMPDFPKSDDSKSSSPEPVTHLKWDDPYYDIARHQIVEVAGCDEPEGAQPGDDKYGRKIIVFSACRMPPSHQLDHSKLLGYLKHTLDQYVESDYTLLYLHHGLTSDNKPSLSWLRDAYREFDRKYKKNIKALYIVHPTMFIKTLLILFKPIISFKFGQKIFYVNYLSELSEHVKLEQLGIPRQVLKYDDFLKSTQKSPATAPKPMPPRPPLPNQQFGVSLQHLRDKNLEHEPIPLVLRETIAYLRLHALTTEGIFRRSANTQIVREVQQKYNMGLPVDFDQYNELHLPAVILKTFLRELPEPLLTFDLYHHVVGFLNIDESQRVEATLQALGTLPEENFLVLRFLTAFLVEISAHSDHNKMTNTNLAVVFGPNLLWAKDAAITLKAINPINTFTKFLLDHQWELFPSSDSKGL, from the exons ATGTCCATGGACCCACTCTCCGAGCTGCAGGAGGACCTGACCTTGGATGACACCAGCCAGGCTCTGAACCAGCTGAagctagcatccattgatgaGAAGAACTGGCCCTCAGATGACATGCCCGACTTTCCCAAGTCAG ATGACTCCAAAAGCAGCTCCCCGGAACCTGTCACACACCTGAAGTGGGATGACCCTTACTATGACATCGCCCGGCACCAGATTGTGGAGGTGGCAG GGTGCGATGAGCCTGAGGGGGCCCAGCCAG GAGATGACAAGTATGGGCGGAAGATCATTGTCTTTAGTGCCTGCCGAATGCCCCCGAGCCACCAGCTGGACCACAGCAAGCTCCTGGG GTACCTGAAGCACACGCTGGACCAGTACGTGGAGAGCGACTACACGCTGTTGTACCTGCACCATGGCCTCACCAGCGACAACAAGCCCTCGCTCAGCTGGCTCCGGGACGCCTACCGCGAGTTCGACCGCAA GTACAAGAAGAACATCAAGGCCCTGTACATCGTGCACCCCACCATGTTCATCAAGACCCTGCTCATCCTCTTTAAGCCCATCATTAG CTTCAAGTTTGGGCAGAAGATCTTCTATGTGAATTACCTGAGTGAGCTGAGCGAGCACGTGAAGCTGGAGCAGCTGGGCATCCCTCGCCAAGTGCTCAA GTACGATGACTTCCTCAAGTCCACACAGAAGAGCCCTGCCACAGCCCCCAAGCCCATGCCACCACGGCCGCCTCTGCCCAACCAGCAATTTGGGGTCTCGTTGCAGCA CCTCCGCGACAAGAACCTAGAACATGAGCCCATTCCACTCGTGCTGCGGGAGACCATTGCCTACCTGCGGCTTCACG CTCTCACCACTGAGGGCATTTTCCGGAGGTCGGCCAACACCCAGATTGTACGAGAGGTGCAGCAGAAGTACAACATGG GGCTGCCTGTGGACTTCGACCAGTACAACGAGTTGCACCTGCCAGCGGTCATCCTCAAAACCTTCCTCCGGGAGCTTCCTGAGCCCTTGCTCACCTTTGACCTCTACCACCACGTTGTGGGCTTCCTCA ACATTGATGAGAGCCAGAGAGTGGAGGCGACGCTGCAGGCCCTCGGGACGCTGCCTGAGGAGAACTTCCTGGTGCTCCGGTTCCTCACTGCCTTCCTGGTGGAG ATTTCTGCCCACTCTGACCACAACAAGATGACCAACACTAACCTGGCTGTCGTCTTCGGCCCTAACCTGCTGtgggccaaggatgctgctatcACCCTCAAGGCCATTAATCCCATCAACACCTTCACCAAGTTCCTCCTGGACCATCAGTGGGAGTTGTTCCCTAGCTCTGACTCCAAGGGGCTCtga
- the ARHGAP1 gene encoding rho GTPase-activating protein 1 isoform X3, whose protein sequence is MPFPPHGGHVQEMGGAPGKAMFGPGSGSEVGWRCGGSGWGVQRVGGVGTRSTAEAEVCGALTGVAEGAVPDDGDDKYGRKIIVFSACRMPPSHQLDHSKLLGYLKHTLDQYVESDYTLLYLHHGLTSDNKPSLSWLRDAYREFDRKYKKNIKALYIVHPTMFIKTLLILFKPIISFKFGQKIFYVNYLSELSEHVKLEQLGIPRQVLKYDDFLKSTQKSPATAPKPMPPRPPLPNQQFGVSLQHLRDKNLEHEPIPLVLRETIAYLRLHALTTEGIFRRSANTQIVREVQQKYNMGLPVDFDQYNELHLPAVILKTFLRELPEPLLTFDLYHHVVGFLNIDESQRVEATLQALGTLPEENFLVLRFLTAFLVEISAHSDHNKMTNTNLAVVFGPNLLWAKDAAITLKAINPINTFTKFLLDHQWELFPSSDSKGL, encoded by the exons ATGCCGTTTCCCCCCCACGGTGGGCACGTACAGGAAATGGGCGGAGCTCCTGGAAAGGCCATGTTTGGACCGGGCAGCGGGTCGGAAGTGGGGTGGAGGTGTGGCGGAAGTGGTTGGGGAGTGCAGAGAGTGGGAGGAGTAGGTACCCGTTCTACCGCGGAGGCGGAAGTTTGCGGCGCTTTGACAGGCGTGGCAGAGGGAGCAGTGCCTGACGACG GAGATGACAAGTATGGGCGGAAGATCATTGTCTTTAGTGCCTGCCGAATGCCCCCGAGCCACCAGCTGGACCACAGCAAGCTCCTGGG GTACCTGAAGCACACGCTGGACCAGTACGTGGAGAGCGACTACACGCTGTTGTACCTGCACCATGGCCTCACCAGCGACAACAAGCCCTCGCTCAGCTGGCTCCGGGACGCCTACCGCGAGTTCGACCGCAA GTACAAGAAGAACATCAAGGCCCTGTACATCGTGCACCCCACCATGTTCATCAAGACCCTGCTCATCCTCTTTAAGCCCATCATTAG CTTCAAGTTTGGGCAGAAGATCTTCTATGTGAATTACCTGAGTGAGCTGAGCGAGCACGTGAAGCTGGAGCAGCTGGGCATCCCTCGCCAAGTGCTCAA GTACGATGACTTCCTCAAGTCCACACAGAAGAGCCCTGCCACAGCCCCCAAGCCCATGCCACCACGGCCGCCTCTGCCCAACCAGCAATTTGGGGTCTCGTTGCAGCA CCTCCGCGACAAGAACCTAGAACATGAGCCCATTCCACTCGTGCTGCGGGAGACCATTGCCTACCTGCGGCTTCACG CTCTCACCACTGAGGGCATTTTCCGGAGGTCGGCCAACACCCAGATTGTACGAGAGGTGCAGCAGAAGTACAACATGG GGCTGCCTGTGGACTTCGACCAGTACAACGAGTTGCACCTGCCAGCGGTCATCCTCAAAACCTTCCTCCGGGAGCTTCCTGAGCCCTTGCTCACCTTTGACCTCTACCACCACGTTGTGGGCTTCCTCA ACATTGATGAGAGCCAGAGAGTGGAGGCGACGCTGCAGGCCCTCGGGACGCTGCCTGAGGAGAACTTCCTGGTGCTCCGGTTCCTCACTGCCTTCCTGGTGGAG ATTTCTGCCCACTCTGACCACAACAAGATGACCAACACTAACCTGGCTGTCGTCTTCGGCCCTAACCTGCTGtgggccaaggatgctgctatcACCCTCAAGGCCATTAATCCCATCAACACCTTCACCAAGTTCCTCCTGGACCATCAGTGGGAGTTGTTCCCTAGCTCTGACTCCAAGGGGCTCtga
- the ZNF408 gene encoding zinc finger protein 408 isoform X2 has translation MEEAEEQSLEPVRVWSGPERRRGPDSGWSPSGGGRAPGRRDFPPGPTRVLRALQSLPRGLALGPSLAEDQRLGVWCVAEPLQPGLLWGPLEEECDSEQKGEAVKPRQEEVSRVVLPGFELLLWPRPPAEDLSPAQPRLEAAAAVAVVTEVESAVQQEVASPGEDAPEPCTDPGHTSPPSIQAESMVSSGLKAQAHKLAKESQPLGPLPQDGSVDAEDPPLTQMPPEPQNSSAPQRGPESNEASSPSSARGAQLHAYLVKKFCSPSDQCPPRAKTSEPRVQQAGEPQHPGLPALLRGPLGLAGSSPKQGRRYRCGECGKAFLQLCHLKKHAFVHTGHKPFLCTECGKSYSSEESFKAHLLGHRGVRPFPCPQCDKAYGTRRDLREHQVVHSGARPFACDQCGKAFARRPSLRLHRKTHQVPAAHAPCPCPVCGRPLANQGSLRNHMRLHTGEKPFLCPHCGRAFRQRGSLRGHLRLHTGERPYRCPHCADTFPQLPELRRHLISHTGEAHLCPVCGKALRDPHTLRAHERLHSGDRPFPCPQCGRAYTLATKLRRHLKSHLADKPYRCPTCGMGYTSPQSLKRHQLSHPPGASSSPASLPPAASEPTMVLLQTEPELLESCSERDISPAPDVFEVTISESQDKCFVVPEEPGPPSSLVLIHKDMGFSSWAEVVEVETGT, from the exons ATGGAGGAGGCCGAGGAGCAGAGCCTGGAGCCGGTGAGAGTGTGGTCGG GCCCCGAGCGGCGCCGGGGCCCCGACTCAGGATGGAGCCCTTCCGGAGGAGGCCGTGCCCCCGGCCGCAGGGACTTCCCGCCCGGGCCGACCCGAGTCCTCCGCGCTCTACAGAGCCTCCCCCGGGGCTTGGCCCTCGGCCCCTCCCTCGCCGAGGACCAGCGCTTGGGGGTCTGGTGTGTCGCGGAGCCCCTGCAGCCGGGACTGCTCTGGGGGCCGCTGGAAGAGGAGTGTGACTCGGAGCAGAAGGGCGAGGCAGTGAAACCACGGCAGGAGGAG GTGTCCCGGGTCGTGCTGCCAGGCTTTGAGCTGTTACTGTGGCCCCGGCCGCCTGCTGAGGATctgagccctgcccagcccaggctaGAAGCAGCAGCAGCCGTGGCTGTGGTGACAGAAGTGGAGTCTGCTGTACAGCAAGAAGTGGCCTCCCCTGGGGAGGATGCCCCAGAACCTTGCACAG ATCCTGGTCACACATCGCCCCCCAGCATCCAGGCAGAGAGCATGGTAAGCTCTGGACTTAAGGCCCAAGCCCACAAACTTGCCAAGGAAAGCCAGCCACTTGGCCCATTACCTCAGGATGGCAGCGTGGACGCAGAGGACCCACCCCTGACACAGATGCCACCTGAGCCTCAGAACAGCTCTGCTCCCcaaagaggcccagagagcaaTGAGGCCAGTTCCCCGTCTTCTGCCAGGGGTGCCCAGCTGCATGCTTACCTGGTCAAGAAGTTCTGTAGTCCCAGCGATCAGTGCCCACCCAGAGCAAAGACCTCAGAGCCCAGGGTCCAGCAGGCTGGAGAGCCCCAGCACCCTGGCTTGCCTGCACTCTTGAGGGGCCCTCTTGGCCTGGCAGGAAGCTCACCAAAACAGGGGCGACGGTACCGGTGTGGGGAGTGTGGCAAGGCGTTCCTGCAGCTGTGCCACCTGAAGAAGCACGCATTCGTGCACACAGGCCACAAGCCCTTCCTTTGCACCGAGTGTGGCAAGAGCTATAGCTCAGAGGAGAGCTTCAAAGCCCACCTGTTGGGCCACCGTGGGGTGCGGCCCTTCCCCTGCCCACAGTGCGACAAAGCCTACGGCACCCGGCGAGACCTCAGAGAGCACCAGGTGGTTCATTCAGGTGCCCGGCCCTTTGCATGTGACCAGTGTGGCAAGGCCTTCGCCCGCCGGCCCTCCCTGCGGCTGCATCGCAAGACTCACCAGGTGCCAGCTGCCCATGCCCCATGCCCTTGCCCCGTGTGTGGGCGGCCCCTGGCCAACCAGGGCTCCTTGAGGAACCACATGCGGCTCCACACAGGGGAAAAGCCCTTCCTGTGTCCACACTGTGGCCGGGCATTCCGCCAGCGGGGCAGCCTGCGCGGGCACTTGCGGCTGCACACGGGAGAGCGCCCTTATCGCTGCCCGCACTGTGCCGACACCTTCCCCCAGCTGCCAGAGCTGCGGCGCCATCTCATCTCCCACACCGGGGAGGCCCACTTGTGCCCCGTGTGTGGGAAGGCCCTCCGAGACCCACACACGCTCCGTGCTCATGAGCGCCTGCACTCGGGGGACAGGCCCTTCCCGTGCCCCCAGTGTGGCCGTGCTTACACACTGGCTACCAAGCTGAGGCGCCACCTCAAGTCCCACCTGGCTGACAAGCCGTACCGCTGCCCCACCTGTGGCATGGGCTACACCTCACCCCAGAGCCTCAAGCGGCACCAGCTCAGTCACCCGCCCGGGGCgtcctccagcccagcctcttTGCCTCCTGCTGCTTCTGAGCCCACCATGGTGCTGCTGCAGACAGAGCCGGAACTCCTGGAATCATGCAGTGAACGGGACATCTCCCCAGCCCCGGACGTCTTCGAGGTCACCATTTCCGAGAGCCAGGATAAGTGCTTTGTGGTGCCAGAGGAGCCAGGCCCCCCCTCCAGCTTGGTGCTCATCCATAAGGACATGGGCTTTAGCTCCTGGGcagaggtggtggaggtggagacgGGCACCTga
- the ZNF408 gene encoding zinc finger protein 408 isoform X1 produces the protein MEEAEEQSLEPVRVWSGPERRRGPDSGWSPSGGGRAPGRRDFPPGPTRVLRALQSLPRGLALGPSLAEDQRLGVWCVAEPLQPGLLWGPLEEECDSEQKGEAVKPRQEEDVSLGPWGDACACEQSSGWASLVQRGRLEGEGNVAPVWISERLHLQVSRVVLPGFELLLWPRPPAEDLSPAQPRLEAAAAVAVVTEVESAVQQEVASPGEDAPEPCTDPGHTSPPSIQAESMVSSGLKAQAHKLAKESQPLGPLPQDGSVDAEDPPLTQMPPEPQNSSAPQRGPESNEASSPSSARGAQLHAYLVKKFCSPSDQCPPRAKTSEPRVQQAGEPQHPGLPALLRGPLGLAGSSPKQGRRYRCGECGKAFLQLCHLKKHAFVHTGHKPFLCTECGKSYSSEESFKAHLLGHRGVRPFPCPQCDKAYGTRRDLREHQVVHSGARPFACDQCGKAFARRPSLRLHRKTHQVPAAHAPCPCPVCGRPLANQGSLRNHMRLHTGEKPFLCPHCGRAFRQRGSLRGHLRLHTGERPYRCPHCADTFPQLPELRRHLISHTGEAHLCPVCGKALRDPHTLRAHERLHSGDRPFPCPQCGRAYTLATKLRRHLKSHLADKPYRCPTCGMGYTSPQSLKRHQLSHPPGASSSPASLPPAASEPTMVLLQTEPELLESCSERDISPAPDVFEVTISESQDKCFVVPEEPGPPSSLVLIHKDMGFSSWAEVVEVETGT, from the exons ATGGAGGAGGCCGAGGAGCAGAGCCTGGAGCCGGTGAGAGTGTGGTCGG GCCCCGAGCGGCGCCGGGGCCCCGACTCAGGATGGAGCCCTTCCGGAGGAGGCCGTGCCCCCGGCCGCAGGGACTTCCCGCCCGGGCCGACCCGAGTCCTCCGCGCTCTACAGAGCCTCCCCCGGGGCTTGGCCCTCGGCCCCTCCCTCGCCGAGGACCAGCGCTTGGGGGTCTGGTGTGTCGCGGAGCCCCTGCAGCCGGGACTGCTCTGGGGGCCGCTGGAAGAGGAGTGTGACTCGGAGCAGAAGGGCGAGGCAGTGAAACCACGGCAGGAGGAG GATGTGTCACTAGGCCCATGGGGAGACGCGTGTGCCTGTGAGCAGAGTTCAGGCTGGGCCAG TTTGGTGCAGCGGGGCAGGCTGGAGGGTGAGGGAAACGTGGCCCCGGTGTGGATCAGCGAGAGACTCCACCTGCAGGTGTCCCGGGTCGTGCTGCCAGGCTTTGAGCTGTTACTGTGGCCCCGGCCGCCTGCTGAGGATctgagccctgcccagcccaggctaGAAGCAGCAGCAGCCGTGGCTGTGGTGACAGAAGTGGAGTCTGCTGTACAGCAAGAAGTGGCCTCCCCTGGGGAGGATGCCCCAGAACCTTGCACAG ATCCTGGTCACACATCGCCCCCCAGCATCCAGGCAGAGAGCATGGTAAGCTCTGGACTTAAGGCCCAAGCCCACAAACTTGCCAAGGAAAGCCAGCCACTTGGCCCATTACCTCAGGATGGCAGCGTGGACGCAGAGGACCCACCCCTGACACAGATGCCACCTGAGCCTCAGAACAGCTCTGCTCCCcaaagaggcccagagagcaaTGAGGCCAGTTCCCCGTCTTCTGCCAGGGGTGCCCAGCTGCATGCTTACCTGGTCAAGAAGTTCTGTAGTCCCAGCGATCAGTGCCCACCCAGAGCAAAGACCTCAGAGCCCAGGGTCCAGCAGGCTGGAGAGCCCCAGCACCCTGGCTTGCCTGCACTCTTGAGGGGCCCTCTTGGCCTGGCAGGAAGCTCACCAAAACAGGGGCGACGGTACCGGTGTGGGGAGTGTGGCAAGGCGTTCCTGCAGCTGTGCCACCTGAAGAAGCACGCATTCGTGCACACAGGCCACAAGCCCTTCCTTTGCACCGAGTGTGGCAAGAGCTATAGCTCAGAGGAGAGCTTCAAAGCCCACCTGTTGGGCCACCGTGGGGTGCGGCCCTTCCCCTGCCCACAGTGCGACAAAGCCTACGGCACCCGGCGAGACCTCAGAGAGCACCAGGTGGTTCATTCAGGTGCCCGGCCCTTTGCATGTGACCAGTGTGGCAAGGCCTTCGCCCGCCGGCCCTCCCTGCGGCTGCATCGCAAGACTCACCAGGTGCCAGCTGCCCATGCCCCATGCCCTTGCCCCGTGTGTGGGCGGCCCCTGGCCAACCAGGGCTCCTTGAGGAACCACATGCGGCTCCACACAGGGGAAAAGCCCTTCCTGTGTCCACACTGTGGCCGGGCATTCCGCCAGCGGGGCAGCCTGCGCGGGCACTTGCGGCTGCACACGGGAGAGCGCCCTTATCGCTGCCCGCACTGTGCCGACACCTTCCCCCAGCTGCCAGAGCTGCGGCGCCATCTCATCTCCCACACCGGGGAGGCCCACTTGTGCCCCGTGTGTGGGAAGGCCCTCCGAGACCCACACACGCTCCGTGCTCATGAGCGCCTGCACTCGGGGGACAGGCCCTTCCCGTGCCCCCAGTGTGGCCGTGCTTACACACTGGCTACCAAGCTGAGGCGCCACCTCAAGTCCCACCTGGCTGACAAGCCGTACCGCTGCCCCACCTGTGGCATGGGCTACACCTCACCCCAGAGCCTCAAGCGGCACCAGCTCAGTCACCCGCCCGGGGCgtcctccagcccagcctcttTGCCTCCTGCTGCTTCTGAGCCCACCATGGTGCTGCTGCAGACAGAGCCGGAACTCCTGGAATCATGCAGTGAACGGGACATCTCCCCAGCCCCGGACGTCTTCGAGGTCACCATTTCCGAGAGCCAGGATAAGTGCTTTGTGGTGCCAGAGGAGCCAGGCCCCCCCTCCAGCTTGGTGCTCATCCATAAGGACATGGGCTTTAGCTCCTGGGcagaggtggtggaggtggagacgGGCACCTga